The DNA segment GGATCGCCGGTTTGGTCAATCCGACCAGGACCAGAGGGTTGACGGTGGCTTTGGTCGGTATTTCTTTGCATAGCCATGAGCAGCTTGACGAAAAGCTTGACCAGATAGGCAGCCTGCCTCGGGTTAATTGGTGTGCCGTGGTCACCGGGCGTTACGATATCATTGTCGAGATCGTCTGTTCGGAGGAGATTGGGGATCTCTATGATTTTCTGGACAAGGATTTATCCCAGGTCGGTGGGATTAATTCAAGTGAGTCCTTTGTTGTCATGAAGTCCCGGAGAAAATGGCTCTGTTTACCCGATGCCGTGGTGGAAGAGTTCAACGAATAAATGGCAGACGCCAGTACTTGGCGAAAGAATGACCCGAAGAGGAGAGAGAAGATGATCATAGGTATCCCGAAGGAAATCAAAACGTTGGAAAATCGCGTCGCCATGACGCCTGCGGCTGTCGAATCCTTGATTCGTCAGGGCAATGATGTGCTGGTTGAAGCCGGTGCCGGAGTCGGCAGTGGGTTGGCCGATGAGGAATACACCGCTGCCGGTGCCAAAATGGTTTCCGCTCAGGATGCCTGGGGCGCTGAAATGGTCATCAAGGTCAAAGAACCGCTGGAGTCCGAGTTCAAGTACTTGCGTGAAGGGTTGCTCCTTTTTACCTATCTGCATTTGGCTGCTGCAGAAGGGCTGACCAAGGCGCTCTTGGAATCCGGTACGACCGGTATAGCCTATGAAACCATTCAATCTCCTGACAGAACCCTGCCATTGCTGACCCCCATGTCTGAAGTCGCCGGTCGTATGGCCACTCAGGTTGGTGCGCATTATCTGGAGAAAACCCAGGGCGGTCGCGGTATCCTGTTGGGTGGCGTTCCCGGTGTCATGCCTGCCGAGGTTCTGGTTTTGGGCGGTGGTGTCGTTGGGACCAACGCGGCACGCATGGCCATGGGTATGGGCGCTCGCGTGACCATTCTTGATCTTTCCCACCAGCGTTTGCAGTATCTGGATGATGTTTTTCAGGGCCGCATCACCACCATGATGTCAACTGAGCCGAATATTCGTCAGATGGTTCAAAAGGCTGATCTTGTCATCGGTGGCGTGCTTCTGCCTGGAGCCAAGGCTCCCAAGTTGATCACGCGCGATATGCTGTCGCTGATGAAGGAAGGTTCTGTCATCGTGGACGTCGCCGTGGATCAGGGCGGTTGCATCGAGACCACCAAGGCAACAACCCATGACAACCCGACCTATGTCATTGATGGCGTAGTCCACTACGGCGTGGCAAACATGCCCGGCGCGGTTCCCCGTACCTCGACCTTTGCCCTCGTCAATCAGACGACCCCGTACGCCATGCGTTTGGCAGCTAAGGGTGTCGCGGCATTGAAGGACGATCCGGGTCTGGCCCTTGGCCTGAATACCTACCAGGGGACGTTGACCTGCCCCGCAGTTGGTGAGGCGCTTGGCATTGATGCCGTGAAGCCCGAAGATGTGATCTAATCAATCTTCCAAGACATTTGAAAGCCCCTCGGGAGATGATCTCGGGGGGCTTTGTTGTTGCTGGTGTTCCCTTGACGTTTACGAGAGAGAGAATCTTCCTGGGAGTGAATCATACCGCTCTTTTTCGCGTGTTCCCGGTGCGGTTGCTGTCTTCTGATTTCTTTGGGCGAAGAGTGTTGAGTCTGTGCCGCTGACGACAGTGCGGAGTGCGTGAGGAGCGGGGTTCATACAAAGAAACAGGGCCGGGAGCTGTCTGCTTCCGGCCCTGTTGGTGTTGATTGATGAAGGGCTAACTGCCTGATTCAACGGGGTACTCAGCCCCTCTCCAGGCAAAAATGCCACCGGGAAGGCGTTGAACATTGGTGTAGCCGAGTTTCTTTGCCCAGGCTGCGCCGTTGTCAGAACGGCCGCATTTGACGAATCCACAATAGATAACGAGAAGTTTATCCTTGTCAGGGCCGAGCATACGGAGAAAATCCTCTTGGCTCTTGCCTGCGGTTTCGTTGGTGTCCCAGGTCTCCATGGGCTTGATGGGGAAAAGGAATTGCAGTGCACCGGGGATATGGCCTTTTTGATAGCTGGCTTCATATGGCATGGTGTCGATAATGGTCATATCGGTATTCTTGTCCATCAGCGCCTTCAGTTCCGTGACCGTTATCAGCTCATATCCACCGCGGACGGTTTCTTTGGCCAATTTGACGGCTTCGGCTTCCTTGGTCACTTCGCGGGCAAATTTGTCTTCGGCCCCGAGACAGCCTCCCAGCAGCACTGCACAGGCGAGAATGGTAAGACAAAGTTTTTTCATGGGGATCACTCCGTGGTTTTGAATGGATTGAATCTGAAGAGCGGTCGTGGAAAATACCCTGCAACACGCCGCTGCCAAAAGATGATCAGACATGCTGCAAACATGAACATGTCCCGGACGAGAGTGCCCCAGAGTCCGCCATGCGCCCCGGCACCGGGGTCTGACGGACCGAAGCAGCCGCAGTCCACGTCCAATCCCATGTGGATTCCGTAGGCAAGGACGCCCATGAACCCCAACAACTGTGCGACAATCATCCCCAAAGAACCTCGTACATCGAAAATCAGACCGATCCCGGAAAGGATTTCCAGTACCGGCAGACTTCTGGAGATAAGGTTGGCCATCCGCCATGAGACCAGCCCATATCCGTCGATAGCCTGTGCAAAAGCCGCTGGATCAGCGAGCTTGAGAATACCGGCATAGACGAATACTCCACCCAAAAGAACCCTCAGCACGATATACAAAGGCTTGGAAGAAACGACTTTCAACATATCTCTCCATGCGTCCGGGGATGATTCACAGGACGGACCATGCATCATTAATATAGATGCTCTGGATTTTACAAATAGATAAAACTGATCGATATTTGACACCACATTGACTGATAAAGTCTATTTTTGCTTGTCTGAAAAGTCTAGAAAAAATCATGAATATTAAGCATGTTATGGAATCGTCCCTCTTTTTTTATTTAAATCAGTAGAATAACTTCATTTATTTCTTGAGATGATCGCTAAAATTTTGTACTCCAATGAAAACCAACAAAGTGTGACAGCTTTCAGGAGGGGTACGAAGGATGACGAGCAAAAAAGTGCTTTCCGTGGCCGAAATAGCACGTGAGCTGGAGTTGCCGGAGTCGACAGTCCACTATTGGAAGAACCGGTTTGCTCAACATCTGCCCAGCGTTGGCCGTGGACGGCAGAAACGGTTCAAACCCGAAGCCATCGAAGTTTTTTCCACCATTTCCCGTCTTCTCAAGGAAGGGCATACCGCCCGCGATGTCATGGACCAACTTTCTCAGTCCTATCCGCTTCAGGCCGATGCCATGCCCCAGGACAGCATGGTTGCCACCGTGCCGATGACCGGCCCCGCTCTGGAGCCTGCCATGAAGATGGCTGCTGCCATCGGGCTGGAAATAGCCAAGTCCGTTGGTGAGGGTATCCGTTCAGTGCTGGAAAGCGGGAATCAGTCCGCCGATGTCACGGATGTCCGGGAAGGATTGGAAGAGGCCGCCTTGCGTATCTCGGCTCAGGTGGTCGAGACAGAAGCCTTGAAAACAGAGAATCAAGTGCTCAAGGAAAAGCTCAAGATCATGGAGGCCGAGATGATCCGACTGCGCAAGGATCGACGGGAAATGGAGAAATACCTCCTTGACAAGATCAAATCCGTAGCTACTTAACCGCGAGGCGCAGGGGAGGACCCTGCTGACCTGTTTTTCGTAAAAATGCCCCGCCGACCGTGCCTTGCCAGGCGTGGGCGACGGGGACTGTCGCACTATGAGACACTGTGTATAAACCGAATTCCGGTTCCTTGAATGTCTGGGGCGTTCGATGATGTCCTTTGGGACGGCCGAACGAGACAAAAGCTTTCAAGGGGACCGCTACGGAGGAACAGATGGGCAAAAAAACCACCCACAAATTCAAGGCTGAAGTCAGCCAGCTTCTCGACATCCTGGTCCACTCGCTCTACACCAACAAAGAAATTTTTCTGCGCGAGCTGATTTCAAATGCATCTGATGCCCTGGAAAAGGTCCGTTTCAAATCCACGGCCGATGGTGTGGAAGATGAGATCGCGCCCGAGATACGGATTTCATCTGATAAGGATGCCGGAACAATCACCATTACGGATACCGGTGTTGGCATGACACGCGATGAGCTGATGCGTAATATTGGCACCATCGCCCATTCCGGAACGGCTGAACTGACCCGTATGGCCCAGGAAGGCGCGGATTCTCTCGATGCCCTCATTGGCCGCTTCGGCGTCGGCTTCTATTCCGTTTACATGGTCGCCAGTGAAGTGACTGTCACGACCCGTTCCATTGAGCCGGACGCTGTTCCTATCAGTTGGGTCTCGGATGGTCGGACCGACTACAAGCTTCAGGAATTGGACCCGGAATCCGTCGAGAACCTGCCGCGCGGAACTCGGATCGAAGTCAAGCTCAATGAAGACATGGTCTCGCAGTTTGCCAATGATGCTGCTCTCAAGAATATTGTCAACAAACATTCCAATTTTATCAATTTCCCCATTTTCGTCGGGGAGGAACAGGTCAACACGGTCACTGCTCTGTGGCGTGAACCCAAGTTCCAGATCACGGAGGAACAGTATGCCGAGTTCTACAAATTCCTGACCTTTGATTCGGACGAGCCGTTCGATACCCTGCATACTTCAGTTGATGCGCCGGTCCAGTTCAACGCGCTGATGTTCACTCCCAAATCCGGGGATGATCCGTTTGGCATGGGGCGGGAGAATCGTGGGCTTGATCTCTACGTGCGCCGTGTCCTCATCGAAAAGCAGAACAAGGACCTGCTCCCTGAATATCTGGGCTTTGTCAAAGGGGTGGTCGATACCGAAGACCTGCCCTTGAATATCTCACGCGAGACACTTCAGGATAACCTGCTGATTCGCAAGATCAGCTCCACATTGGTCAAGCAAGTGCTCGGCAACCTTGAAAAGATGGCCAAGGATAACGAAGATCGGTACGTCGAATTCTGGCAGGCCCATGGCAATCTGTTCAAGGCCGGATATATGGACTTCCTGAACAAGGACAAGTTCGGCAAACTGGTTCGTTTCAATTCTTCATTCAATGAGGATGCCAAGGGGCTGACATCCTTTGCCGACTATATTGCGCGCGCCAAGGAAGATCAGAAAGAGATTTATTATGCCTTTGGTCCCAGTCGTGAAGCTCTCGGCCTGTCTCCATATCTCGAAGTCTTCCGAAAGAAAGGGATCGAAGTCCTCTATCTTTACGAACCCATCGATGAGTTCGTCATGGACTCCCTGCGTGACTACGAAGGCCTGACTCTGGTCTCTGCCGAGCACGCTGAAATGGAGACTCTCGACAAGTTCGAGACCCTTGAAAAGGAAGAGAAACCCGAAGGTCTGTCCGATGACCAAAAGTCAACTCTCGACAAGTTGCTTGTCCGTATCAAGGACGTGCTGGGCGATGCCGTGACCGAAGTCAAAGCGTCGCAAAGACTTTCCAGTTCACCGGTCTGCCTCGCCAATCCTGATGGGAACGTGACCAGTTCCATGGACAAGATCATGCGTGTGGTTTCCAAGGATACCTCCATCCCCAAGAAGGTTCTTGAGATCAACCCTGATCATGCCTTGGTCCGGAACATGCTGACTATCTATGAACGAGATGCAAACGATCCCTTCATTGATCAGGCGGCCAATCAACTCTTCGAATCCGCGCTGCTGCTGGAAGGATATCTTACCGATCCCCACGCTCTTGTTGGTCGTGTCCAGGAGTTGCTGACCAAATCCAGCGGCTGGTACGTCGAGACAAACGATAAATAACCCTATGCTTCCTCTTCGATGAAAATCGGAGATTCTGAAAATCCGAAGCCGCCCCAACCTTCCAGAGAAGGTTGGGGCGGCATGTTTTTGTGGGAGAGGGAAATGGAAGACATGTGAAGGATTGTACGGCAGGATTATTGGATCAAATGCCACGTTCCATTGGGGCTTCGGTATGCATGGGCGTGGATTGTCTCCTTCTTTCCGTTCGGCATCCTACCTTGCAGGGTTATATCCCGGACTATTCGTCCGTTCTTTTCCCGGCGGGGCGGTTTGGGCGTTGCCTTGTACCGGGTGTGTGTGTCTGGGTTGACCCATATGGTTTCCCGGCCTGATGGAGTGGTTTCCAGCACCTGGGAGACTTGTTGCTCATCGTATTTATCCATTTCATTGCCGATGATGTATCCGGCGAGCATCCCGGCTCCAGCGCCGATGGCGGCACCGGAAATTTTGTTCTTGAATGTCAAGGCTCCTGCCGAGGCGCCGACCAGGGAGCCAAGCATGGCACTGTTTTGGGCTCTATTGGCCTGACATGCGCTCATGAGCATGAGGCTCAGGAGAATCGGAACAAATTTTTTCATGTACAACCTCCTCGGAATCAGTGACATGGCCTTTTGTCTCTTTTAAAGCAAAGGGAGTGCCAAGATGCAAGGGGTTCGTTTTATGAGATATTTATTTTTATTGGGGTCTGTGATGCACGGAATTTATCACATTGATTGCACGTATATATGCAAATAGTGGCACAAGTGGGGCATTAGAGAATGCAGGCGCTGAGCACTGCTCCTACTACGACAACCCAAAGCAGATCGATACCGAGTCGCAAGGCGATGAATGCGCCGAGGGCGACTGTCAGGTGTGCAGGACTCCAGTCCACTGCCATGCCGAAACGGGCGGCCACGGCAGCCATTAACCCCACCAGGGAAATGAGACTCCCCTTGAGTGCCCGAAGTGCCAGGGAGGAGGAACTGAGTTTGTCCGCAAAGGGGGTCGCCGCGCAGATGAAGATGAGTGAAGGTGTGAAAACGGCGATGGTGGCGAGGGTGGCCCCGAAAACTCCGGCGACCAGATAGCCGACAAAGGCTCCCGTCATGACAATGGGACCGGGCGTCACCTGGCCAAGGGCAATGCCATCCATGAATTCGGGGCCGGTCAGCCAACCGTGTACCTCAACGACCTCATGCAGCATGATCGGAATGGAGACATAGCCACCGCCAAAGGCGAAGCAGTCGACTTTTGTCATCAGCAGTGCCAGTGCCGAGCCCAGTGGTGTGGTCAGGTGTAGAATCCCGAGAAAGAGGAGGAACAGCGCGAGAAAGACTGCGGCGGAAAAGAGAGGGCGTCCTTCTTGTCTGGGTGCCTCAGACTGCGAAATCTGTGGAGAGTCTTCCTTGATGATGAAAAGCGCAAGACCGCACACGACGAGCAGGGCCAATATGGGATTGCCTTTCAGACCGAGCCAGATTCCGGCCATGCAGGCGAGTAGCTTGCTG comes from the Pseudodesulfovibrio piezophilus C1TLV30 genome and includes:
- a CDS encoding MerR family transcriptional regulator, producing MTSKKVLSVAEIARELELPESTVHYWKNRFAQHLPSVGRGRQKRFKPEAIEVFSTISRLLKEGHTARDVMDQLSQSYPLQADAMPQDSMVATVPMTGPALEPAMKMAAAIGLEIAKSVGEGIRSVLESGNQSADVTDVREGLEEAALRISAQVVETEALKTENQVLKEKLKIMEAEMIRLRKDRREMEKYLLDKIKSVAT
- a CDS encoding MauE/DoxX family redox-associated membrane protein, which translates into the protein MLKVVSSKPLYIVLRVLLGGVFVYAGILKLADPAAFAQAIDGYGLVSWRMANLISRSLPVLEILSGIGLIFDVRGSLGMIVAQLLGFMGVLAYGIHMGLDVDCGCFGPSDPGAGAHGGLWGTLVRDMFMFAACLIIFWQRRVAGYFPRPLFRFNPFKTTE
- the ald gene encoding alanine dehydrogenase — translated: MIIGIPKEIKTLENRVAMTPAAVESLIRQGNDVLVEAGAGVGSGLADEEYTAAGAKMVSAQDAWGAEMVIKVKEPLESEFKYLREGLLLFTYLHLAAAEGLTKALLESGTTGIAYETIQSPDRTLPLLTPMSEVAGRMATQVGAHYLEKTQGGRGILLGGVPGVMPAEVLVLGGGVVGTNAARMAMGMGARVTILDLSHQRLQYLDDVFQGRITTMMSTEPNIRQMVQKADLVIGGVLLPGAKAPKLITRDMLSLMKEGSVIVDVAVDQGGCIETTKATTHDNPTYVIDGVVHYGVANMPGAVPRTSTFALVNQTTPYAMRLAAKGVAALKDDPGLALGLNTYQGTLTCPAVGEALGIDAVKPEDVI
- the htpG gene encoding molecular chaperone HtpG encodes the protein MGKKTTHKFKAEVSQLLDILVHSLYTNKEIFLRELISNASDALEKVRFKSTADGVEDEIAPEIRISSDKDAGTITITDTGVGMTRDELMRNIGTIAHSGTAELTRMAQEGADSLDALIGRFGVGFYSVYMVASEVTVTTRSIEPDAVPISWVSDGRTDYKLQELDPESVENLPRGTRIEVKLNEDMVSQFANDAALKNIVNKHSNFINFPIFVGEEQVNTVTALWREPKFQITEEQYAEFYKFLTFDSDEPFDTLHTSVDAPVQFNALMFTPKSGDDPFGMGRENRGLDLYVRRVLIEKQNKDLLPEYLGFVKGVVDTEDLPLNISRETLQDNLLIRKISSTLVKQVLGNLEKMAKDNEDRYVEFWQAHGNLFKAGYMDFLNKDKFGKLVRFNSSFNEDAKGLTSFADYIARAKEDQKEIYYAFGPSREALGLSPYLEVFRKKGIEVLYLYEPIDEFVMDSLRDYEGLTLVSAEHAEMETLDKFETLEKEEKPEGLSDDQKSTLDKLLVRIKDVLGDAVTEVKASQRLSSSPVCLANPDGNVTSSMDKIMRVVSKDTSIPKKVLEINPDHALVRNMLTIYERDANDPFIDQAANQLFESALLLEGYLTDPHALVGRVQELLTKSSGWYVETNDK
- a CDS encoding rhodanese-like domain-containing protein, giving the protein MKKLCLTILACAVLLGGCLGAEDKFAREVTKEAEAVKLAKETVRGGYELITVTELKALMDKNTDMTIIDTMPYEASYQKGHIPGALQFLFPIKPMETWDTNETAGKSQEDFLRMLGPDKDKLLVIYCGFVKCGRSDNGAAWAKKLGYTNVQRLPGGIFAWRGAEYPVESGS
- a CDS encoding glycine zipper domain-containing protein, whose protein sequence is MKKFVPILLSLMLMSACQANRAQNSAMLGSLVGASAGALTFKNKISGAAIGAGAGMLAGYIIGNEMDKYDEQQVSQVLETTPSGRETIWVNPDTHTRYKATPKPPRREKNGRIVRDITLQGRMPNGKKETIHAHAYRSPNGTWHLIQ
- a CDS encoding Lrp/AsnC family transcriptional regulator; its protein translation is MKSILDQNDKKLVAALTQDGQLSPGKVAEEIGVTAPTVRSRMKNLIAAGVLRIAGLVNPTRTRGLTVALVGISLHSHEQLDEKLDQIGSLPRVNWCAVVTGRYDIIVEIVCSEEIGDLYDFLDKDLSQVGGINSSESFVVMKSRRKWLCLPDAVVEEFNE
- the chrA gene encoding chromate efflux transporter — encoded protein: MTPSLPHLFFRFLRLGLTAFGGPAMVPYIRTMAVEREQWLSEKSFRLGMSVAQVIPGATAMQMAAYVGLRSRGGPGALAAYTAFGLPAFMLMLVLTMVYSSSRDLPLVMAAFSGLQLVVVAMILHAAINFSRLYLDSLPSKLLACMAGIWLGLKGNPILALLVVCGLALFIIKEDSPQISQSEAPRQEGRPLFSAAVFLALFLLFLGILHLTTPLGSALALLMTKVDCFAFGGGYVSIPIMLHEVVEVHGWLTGPEFMDGIALGQVTPGPIVMTGAFVGYLVAGVFGATLATIAVFTPSLIFICAATPFADKLSSSSLALRALKGSLISLVGLMAAVAARFGMAVDWSPAHLTVALGAFIALRLGIDLLWVVVVGAVLSACIL